The DNA sequence CCCCCGCTCCCCTTAAAAAATGCGTTTTCCTTGCGGGGCGGCTTAAGATTATAGTCTCAGATGATCATACAacacttattaaaaataaaataaaatggttgattttgaaattgtcaaaaaaaaaaaaaaggtaatttgaaATGAATGGCTAGATTTTGCAATAAATTCCATGTCATAGAAAATCTGCAATATTTCGTCTACAAAAACTGGTACGCTATAAGTAAACTGGCTTATCATTATTTTGTAGGTACATACGCAATCTGCgttgaataaataatttgttttgaacGTTTTTAAATGTTACGGAGAAACTTAAAATCTGAATAGTCGTTTATACATAATTAGTCTAAGCAGTGAAATCTTCAATTACTTAAACTCtatgaattaaaagaaatataacgACGCTTAAATTGTGTACCACTTTAAAGGTTTACTGTATTCAACTActtgtagaaatattttttaacattataccAATCCAAACAGCTTCTTGTCCTTAACAAAACGCTTTTGTCCTGATCGAAACAGGAAACCCAGtttcccattttattttttattatttcagtatAGTAGGAATActacatgacaaaaaaaaaaaaaaaaaacttttctaattaaatttctagtttacTAAGTGCAGTTTTGTCGTTTTCAATGGATATACCTGACACACCattaaaactattcaaaatagaGCAAATGTCCTTTTAGAATGGcggcactctttttttttttttgaattcctcttttttttttctcctgaagctataaaaaacttaaaataatgaaTGTGCTTTTTAAGTGAGTGGCAAATATTTCCTGTAATTTATGCTAGATTTAAAGCAGGAGCAACTGAAAAGTGAATTACATTTAATACAGCGTCACGAAACAtaatatgtaaaacaaattgctCAATTACCTTTTATCTAAACACGCcgctcttaaaaaatgaaatacagcaaTGGCGCTCTCATTACGCATTTGCAGATAACGGAAATAATGGGTAAAACATAAATTTCCTTTCCTCTCACAAATGAGCTTTTGTCATCAAAACACGCGATGTCATTAACTTAACTAGAAACACAGATAATAATGACATAGGTCGAGAAATAACATACCTTGGTTGTTTtgttacattatatatatatatatatatatatatatatatatatatatatatatatatatatatatatatatatatatatatatatatatatatatatatatatatatatatatatatatatatatatatatatatatatatatatattagagtgTAGCgaaacaaaaaacacttttttttccctgAGTTGCTATTACACGGAAAAGTTGTGATTGGTtgagacttaaaaaaaaacttaacaaaaataataataataactgaaatTGGATAATTTCTTCCAATCGCGCAACGTGCCTCAAAATTCGGGAAACGgaaaaattcatgttttcttagtcatttttaaagttttgggttttaatgtttctttttaatgctCCAAGATGGGATAGTTACGATTGGtgccttcagaaaaaaatatattgaaatcgaataatattttCTGATTCAGGAATGAGCCTGATAAACCGAAAAAAATAGATAATTGTATATTTTCTTTgtgataaaaaaagtttttatttgtttctcttttttgcCCAGTATTTTAAGGAAAAGTCTTTTAAACAGcactatattacacataaacagtaatttttttcacGATTTTGAAGGTAACTTCTAACCATGCAGAACtcccattctttacaacaatatTCCGATATGATAGATCTCGCAataactaattaataataaatctttcatcactataaattattcatttttcaagGATATTTTCAGTTCATACATAAAACATCGACGTTGGAAAAACATCGACCTTCAAATATCGATGGTGAAAACATCGACATCAATGTCGCACCACTAATTCTCATTATTTGAAAAAGCAATATGTGAGTACCGTAAAAATTTGTTTGGTGCTCAGTATAGTAGTAAAAGAacagtttaattttaatttttgtgataattTATTATATAAGATCTTATATAAGATCCAGGCTCGCGGATCCCTATTCGATATCAtgcttctctatttttttctttcgtcaAATAAAAACCCCTTGCATATCTACATCGACCCTTGGGGGATCGGGGCCACTTTGAAATCTGATGCTCTAGTATTATCTCATCTTTTGCTGATTTTGCTATTTGGCTTACTTATTTGTAAAACCAAGTTTGTCGACCAAATGAAATAAGATAATTTTGAGTAGATTTTAGTAGTTCGTGTATTTTTATAGTGTtgtgattttctgaaagtcaacattgaaaattttgtccTTTTAATAACTTTTGGGACTGCACattaattcaaaagttttaaatatggTTTAATTATAGAGAAAAGCAGCTCGGTTTTTTAAAGAGAAGAAGTGTTAGGTATGTTTTTATAATAGGAAGTGAAAGTAAATCGTGACTTTCGTAACATGtttttgttcaagaaaaaaagaaagaatgttttACTGTAACGCAATACGAATTAGACTTCAAGCAAAAACTAGTGTGCTGTAAACATtaggaaactttcttctatattttctaATCAGTTCCTGGCTCTTACGAACAATCGAGTCTACTACGTTTTGCTATTAGTAAAAACAGAATCAAAGTGCGAAAaatgttaactatttttaaattgttgcttaaattgattacaaaattttctttattaacaGGAAGGAGATTGTagcatattaaaatttcaaatcataaGGAAATCTCCGCTCATTTTCCATCAATTATAATGCCCGAAAGGCTTTGTCGAGGCAATTGTACGTGAaaccattttaatgtgatttatccTTAACATTGACTTAATTAAGCTGTACGGCTTGCGCAAAAGATGACCGAAATCATTCACTCCCTGAGCGATTAACTGCAAAATCAAATGAGCACCTGTTTCCGTTGCAGGTTCAATTTctttccaaatttcattactctaTCATTTGTTACAAATCGGAGCACTATATCTTGAGATATAGGAGTCGCGATGAACTAGAGAGAACGTTTTCCGCTATTGTGCTTTCTAAGGTGTTCGTGTGAActgttttttgttgaaatttgttCGTTACTTCTTATGTGCAGCAGTCATAAGTAACTAGAAAAAACATTTATCTCCCTTTGAACATTTATCGTTCTTGATCCCCCTTTGAGCTGTTGTCACCAAAATTGATTCAGCACTTGTACTCtataacacacattttttttcttgatttcacTTGTTACGTCCTTAGATATGCCAGTCACGAATAACTAAGGAAATTCATCCTCCCCCCCACCTCCCCCCCCGCCCTTGGAGGAGTTTGCGCCAAAAACTACAGCGCATCAACTCACATGGGGGTGCATATGTGTTCTCAATTTCGCTAGATAtcatgaaatagtttttttctaaagcggcaaaaaaaaaaaaaaaaaaaaaaaaaaaaaaaaaaaaaagacatacatCCTTCAAAAGTGGAATGGACTTAGCACATTTCAAAAcgtaaaaattcaaagaaattcgAAGACTTTCACGAATCCAATGCTTTCTCCTATATATTGGAAATAGAAGAAACTAAAATATACAGTTTATGGAATTTCCATTACGCTTAAAGCAAGTACAAGTTAGCTGcttattaccccccccccaatGCAACTAAACTAATACTTCATTATtgtttcaaatacaaacataGTTTCAAATCCGTATTTTTCGACTGAAATacaaatttatgttttcaactcATTTGAACAAACAATCAACATAATACAACAAATTTGCATGTATTTCGATTGTGACTTTTATCATCCATCTGTATATATATGGCATTCAATGATAATACAATATCGTGTACAAGTTTTAATTCCTGTTTATGTCCAGATGCTAAAGTTTATCATCAAAATTCAATTTACTGGGAGATACTCAAATGGGTTCATTTTCATTgtcattagtttttattatacctGCTAtgttggtggtggtggtggggcAAGCTTGAACCGTTGCCAAATACAGTTAATTTTGCTAATTAAATTAACATTCTATAGCTGGTTTCCGAAGCCTCTCTTGGTTCAGGTcatcagttttaaaatatttctaaaaagcGCTTCTCatcatgtaggggaatgtggggcaaagtgaaaaagttaagAAAAGGTACCTTTTATAAAACGAACAAATTGGAAGCttgatttgaaaattgtagtacaaaaaaaaacaatgtattttgtaataaacttACTTTGAAACATAATTGCTTATTTTTGGTGGTAAAtttgaatcttcaaaaaaaaaaaaaaaataaataaataaaaaaaagttgaaaaaaaaatttttttttcatggtgcaaagtgaaaaataaaatattttccttctaaactatttctaatttgattactaaaaatatatttgatcaaatgaatgaatgaacaaaggcaagataatgaaacattaaacgaataaaaaaacttatttattaattaaaatgtgggaaaaaaataaactagtgaataaaataacgaatgaataaggaaataagtgaatgaataaataagtaaataattacatGCATTAGTTGATTAATGAATACGTAAggaatttaataaatgattgaataagtaaattaattaagctatttcactttgcctcgcatgcTCTTGACTAACTATCCAaaacatttaaagtaaaataaattttatattaaaaaaataaataatgaaccgaatattagtaggtcctTTTTAATATTGAACATGTAAATAACAAGGAATTTGTCCTCTTataataaaaacatgtttttaactCACAACAAAATATAACAATTTGAGTATtagcaactccaataaactatagggtgggggggggggggtgcagccactgtctaatggtggatgaaaaaggtaaagcaaACAAATGCCGTGACTTATAGgttgctttgaagcttagtgaatgacagtattttttttttaatcgtgtttgtaggaagttttctttttgtttcttctgaaatcacattacatcacaaactgtctgaggcctgtagtttaccccaaagaaaacacgtggaatggaatgttttaccttttttggttGTATTGTTAACCACCacgaggtagcgtattcgagctctggagttgcgaataattttttaaaaattgcttgtatttccATATGCTTAAATCTTCAGATGTAACCTTTTCCTTGCTAGGATAGCCTACATGTGtaaatacagtcaagcccgcttattagaatatcggttaaaagaatatcccgcttaatgtaatacattttcaatatacCAAGCCAATGTAATGAGTTATTTTGATCTCAGTAAATGGAATATACCGCTTATTAGGATAtcttttcgtggcaaaatggctaatccattaagcgggttcgatagtgcatagttgaaatattactCGATATGTGGCGCTTAAAACCGAGTAAATATTCcatcatttcactttgtcctctatttcactttgcctttaTTTACATCATGCATTTGCTAAACTTTCTTTGTCTTGGTTGGATTGGTAACATAGAGTAAGTTAGAGACGGcacgctatactaagaaattgaagctggAAATTGCACcgatgtatcccaagatcctaAGCTTCTCGCTAAAGATCTTGGgatatattttgattcaaaacatagcattactgaatctcaattggtacTCAACCTAAATAATTAAGTTTAGTTtaatagttagtttaaaatatgttttcactagTAAAAGACTGATAAAGTttccaccacagaaacataaatcatcgcattgctctaaaagtttggccaagaagTATATCTGGTACTTACattacttgaaaaattttaagagatTTTACTTCATCTTAGTAAAGCATGACATTTTCACAAGTGCACCGTGTTCACATGTACTCCCCTTCCTTCTAAATCCCCGACTAAATCAGAAAGAGGAAGATTATAGAAGCGAATATGATATTATAGAGCCTTTTAATAAAACAatatacaatatatttaaaaaatggtgtttaaaaatattgaaatataggaaaagtaaaagcaaaatagtaagTAACTGGCAGtcggaaaagaaataaaaatcttaacAAAAGGTTTACATAAGTGATAACTTCAGCACTAAATGAAAGTGCAGATTTGTAAAAGTAAAACATATTCTTGGAATAACTTAAACGACACTTAGAAGGCAAACTGTATAGTGTTGTTTTACTACAGTATCTACTTCAATCGCAGGCAAActctaaaaaatttaaagtcgAAGGATCAAAATGAATTTTCGTGAACTAGTGCTGCCAGTTTTCGATGACCCTAGCCTCATTAAGTAGAAACTTTTCGcagttgttgcattttttttgcaTCGGTTCCCAGAAATGAGATTAGCTACTTTTACTTTTCACGTAATGCAATTAACTTTGACATagaatattaccaaaaaaaaaacaaaacaaaaaaaaaaaaaaactattcaatcaTCGTATTCGTTTTAAACTTAATGATGCAGAAATTATGGTTATGCAAGTCAAAATCGGATGATTCACTCCCAGACAGAATCCTTAAAGAATGGACAAGTTTTGCTTCACAGCTTCCGAtacttgaaaatattcaaatgccACGACATTTCTTCATCCAAAATTCTGCagtaaaatgtattcaaattcaTGGCTTTTGCGATGCTTCCCAAAATTCCTTTGCTGCTGTCCTTTACATGAGATCAGAATTTGAAGACGAGAAAGTCGAGATTAGTTTAATCGCTGCGAAAACCAGAGTCGCACCACTAAAAACAATAGCGATTCCTCGTTTGGAGCTGTGTGCAGCTGTAATGTTAAGCCAACTCTACAAGGATGTAGTTGAAAATCTTGCCATTCAAGTAGATGAGTCATTCTTTTGGACGGATACCCAAATAGTGCTTGATTGGTTAAATTCCGAACCTCATAAATGGAAATCCTTCATTTCTAATAGGATATCGCAAATTCATACTAATACTCAAGTCGATGCCTGGCATCACGTTGTAAGCAAAGAGAACCCTTGTACGCATTTTTTTGCCATGTGCAGAGATCAACGCGTCACATGTCAATTTGACGATAGTCAAGATATTTTGCGAGATTCTAAAACAATCAGCGCTGAAACTTtcgatatttgaaaaattaatcagTATAAAAGTATATTCTTCATCGGTTTGCCACAAACTGGAAgcgcattttaaatattttttcttctcacTTTATGGCACTACTATAGTGGATTAATGTCCCTCTTGCACTCCAAACACGGATCGTAGACGCTAACAAAAATTGCCATCTTTTGCTTTTGCATTctttatttcttacatttttatgTGTAGGAAAATGTCTAAAAAGCTACTTATTTAAAACGTATTGCTTCAAACGAGCATAAAGGAATACATGTACCCATTCAgttgagttatttaaaacaattatttaattgAAGCAGAAGAATAGAGTGTGGTCTACATCAGATTTTTTCATTTCGAGCGCTCACATGTAAACATAAAACGtagtaaaattgtgaaaaatgtcAGGATATCTTGGAGCTTTTTGGTAAAAAATGCGAATTTCTATCCTATTTTTGATACATATCTTCGTATTTTCATTTCATCCATCTGTTTGATTCATACATTTTGTGGTTCACTTTCCTAATTAAAATACATACAAGAGATTTTTAAGCGTGTATAAGACGCTGCTTTATGTGTATTCAGTCTAGAAATGTTCGTACTCTTCTCTTATTTTCCTATTACCAGGAAACACTGCATTCACGCACATGCCAGACgaaaatagaaaactttaaggcgataacttaaaattaattactttaataaTAGACTAATTATCCTTTTGCTGCTAAATTCTTACTTTAACACGAGATAAAACATCGGtgatttagaagaagaaaaaaaaactaaaggttaATGACGTTGTTAACCTTTTATGGGTGGTAATCGGGTTTTCAGCTTTTCGTTAAAGATTTCTTGAAGCTATTTTTATAGTCTAAGCATCTTTAATAAACGAAACGGTACAAATATAAAGCTATTCTTGAATATTAAAGctcttttgtttaaatttatgtattagtATTAACGGTTAATACTGCATATCAGACACATTCAAAACGGCGGAGAAGAGTAAATCCAGGATTTAAGCTGCACtttgtagtagtagtagtagtagtagtgtAAAAAATCCCCCGGTGCACATAAAATGAATCATGCTGTGTTTTGAACGATAAATATATAACATGTGCACTGCgataaaaaacacttaaaaaaaattgttttaaatattttttttccaaagcattAATCTACAGCGCATTACCCTTGTGTTCATGGTAAGATGCCACACTAGTGCGGAAGTTATAAGCCTGgtataaaaaaggaataaaataattgtaaattttaattcagatataaatatatttaagtgGGGGAAAACAGAAACACAAGCTGAATGGTTTTAGGGTGGTAGTGAAGTAATTGGTTGAGCATGGTGGGCTACGTTACTTTAAGAGTTCGTAAAGCCGCTTACTCTCTGGTGTGAATTcgcaataaaatatacttgcatAACTATACTGAACATTTATTACAACACACGAACgtaacatttaacataaattcagaaataaatataacttagaatgatcgagatatttcagaaagaaaagaatgtgATGCAGCAACGCTGCTTTACTTATCGATACTAAGGAATCTTTTTGTTCcatcaagaaaattaaatttaaacgttGCCACTCACGCgagcaatgaaaattataataaattaaagttCTAGACTCAGCTGCAGACGATAAGAACTACCATACTCCCCCCCCATTGGACAAGTGTCCAAAACTAAATCTAAATTGGTAGGGGAGCAATCTTAATTATTGGTCTTTTAAATTTTCCTGATATAGTTTTCACCTGAACTACTCTTACTGCTCCATCATCTCCAGGAAAAGTTCCCATAACTCTTCCTAAACTCCATTTCATGGGATGTTTGAGATCTTTTAACAACACCAGTTGTCCAGTTTTTATATTTGGGTTAGATTACTTCCATTTACTTCTCTGCTGTAACTGTGTGAGATACTCAGCACTTCATCGCCTCCAGAATCCTTCGTGAAGAGCTTGAATCAACTTAAATCTTGAAGTGTATGATAGCGAATTTTCTGCTTGATAAGACTCAGGCATTGCTAGAAGCGGTACTCCAATCAGAAAGTGACCCGGTGTTAAGGGATCAAGGTCGTTTGGATCACTACTAAGAGGAGTTAGTGGTCTTGAATTCATACATGCTTCAATCTGAATAATTAAAGTTGATAATTCTTCATAATTAAGCACTGCTGATTTACATACTTTGAAAAGATGTTGCTTTATTGATTTGATGTTAGACTCCCAGATACCTCCAAAATGAGGTGCACTGGGTGGGATGAAATGCCAGTTAATAAACATTTCTGAAGCAAAGTCCTGAACTGATGCTGATTTAAGAATTTCCATTTGACTGTATAAATAGTTTCTTGCACCTTTAAAGTTAGAGCCGTTATCATGTCTGAAGGTTTCCCTCTTCTCGATATAAATCTTCTGAGGCAAGCTAAGAATAAATCTGTACTTAGTTCGGACACAACTTCAAGATGAACTGCTTTTGTCGTGAAGCAAATGAATAAAGCAATGTATGACTTTGCGGTAACCCTTGTTCTCTTGAGATTTGGCTTCGTTATTATCGGCTCTGCAAAATCTATACCCGTTTTTAGCAATGGTCTGGAAGGAAGAACGCGATCTTTAGGTAAATATCCTATAATTTGGCACATGATTTTCTTCTTCATCTTGAAGCATGTCAGACAACGCTGAATATTTCTTCTGACTTTATCTCTTCCTGATATCAGCCAAAACTACTGCCTGATGAGTGAGAGTACAACTTGTGTTCCTCCATGAAGAGAGAGTTTGtgataataatcaataattaaatCCGAAAGGTGATGATTTTTAGGAAGTAGCATTGGATGTTTTTGATCATTTGACATATTAGAGTGTTTAAGTCTGCCGCCAAGTCTTAAAATACCGTTTTCGTCAAGAAAAGAATACAATGATATTAAAGAACTTTTAGCTGGCTAACTCCCTTTAGTTTGAATTTCCGATTTGAATTCTGAATCTCGGACCAACTTCACAATGCGATTTGTGGCGTCAAGGAATTCTGATGTCTTAAGAGAATCTACTTTCCGattatttttgtcacattttgAATAAATCGTACGCAATAAGCAACTACTCTAGTAAGCTTACTCAGCGAAGAATAGTTATGAATGAAGTTTAATTCGCCTTCTACTTGATTAGAATAACTTGTCGTTTTCTCTGACactgagattttttctttttccgaagCTGAATGATTTTGTGGAGGGATAACTACTGGCAAATCTGAAAGCCAAGAAGGACCTTTCCACTATAGTGAATGATTAAGAAGTTTTGAAGGCATGAGTCCTTTAGAGGCACAATCAcaactttaaagtaaatattgCAGTACACAAAGTACGCGTTTGTAATTGCAGCTCCGTGCAAAATGGCTCCCAGAGAAGAAATTCGTGAACTATAAAAGAATGTGCTTGAAGCTTCTGGTCTTCTGGGTGTGTTTATTGGTACGATAAAAGCACTAAATATGATGTACTTGTGCAAATTGGCAactaatatgataaaaaaaaaattattgagccaaaaataaaattcagggaTCTAAGGCTTAGGATCACTTGAGTTTAAACGCTTACATCAAAAACTATAcatgaaaaatgttattttcaagaaaatcccAGGCGACTTTTTTCAGAGTATGTATCCTATTATAGAGAAATATCAAGAAACAAccgtttgcatttttttcttcctttttttctgcgCTTTACACAGGTGATGTCATTTTTTCGATTACCAGCGAGCAGTTTATATGAgacaatttaaagcatttttgacCCCGAGTACAGCGTTTATAccccaaaaatttgaaaaaggatTCGGTGCAACCGACACACCTAACAAAATTTTGATcctcattttcatttttcccattcTTCCTATTCTggcgaaaaaaaaacttgtttcatcCCATATTATgtatttcaatcaaaattttgcCCTACCCCATATTCCGCGCTtctccattttgaaaattttgttctttatcaTATGCATCATagtagaaaatgaataaaaacttgaTTACCATAAAAATACGTACGTGACTTAATGAAGAATAGgtgaaaacttaaaaagaaaaaaaaaataattttcaaagaacgGTGCAATTTTATTACTGCAgctcaacaaaatattttcatggttttaaaACTGGCACATCTTCAGCTTTGTCCAGAGTTTCTGATCATATAACACAAAGAGACAACTCTTATGCAATTAATTCTGACATTCTCCGTAGATATCAAGAACATGAATAAAAAACACAAGGGTAAACCCATATTAAGAAGTAGCGTCGTATTGAGTaaatttacaaaacttttatttctgttCACACACGCAACCTATCACTCCGGATGCAGGCATTTATATTAAGTTAGGGtatatttaagtttattataAAGTTCTCGTTTTGAGcccaattttttaaatacattctcaatcaaaaattttataaaactaaagGTTTTTAATCGTTGTAATCCAGGAAATAAGGGGAAAAATTAAAGTGACAGTCCACAGGCATGAGAAATCACGAACTGTGGATAAGTTTTTAGCAAAACATTTGCCTTTTCCACCTCTATTtgcaatattaatgttttattttatttttattaatattaatgtccattaaaataattcttcgagtaaataattttttttaaaaatatcttaagacACAAGTTCCTGCTTTTTCTGATACTGACCCTTGTCTTATCCTATGACCTATATGATCCAACTGTTTCATATAGGTCAGGCATTCTCAACTGCTGAAATGGCTGAGATTTTTACCTgtcagcatgaaaaaaaaaacattttgcaggtcTTCCGGTCAAAAATGCTAGAAaagttttcctcaaaaaaaaaaaaaaaaaaaaaaaaaaaaaaaaacctgcggcATTTTCctctaaaatgttaaaacaattcgaaattttgtttgataaattcATGTCGTTAGCCAAATAAAACAAAAGTGTGATATTTTTTTTGAAGGCAAGAAATGGTTTTCGGCACGCATTTCCCCATTTAAATACAgtgattaaaattcaattttactgttcaaaattactatgttcaatttcaaaattcaaattcacctaaaaaaaagtaattttatttcaaaagcaaatatttccaaaatataaaacataattgcattcgttccttttcatttttgagaaaattatccGAAAATCGtcacttgttcttttttttccttttccatcaACCCCTTTTGGAAGAGAAAATGTTTACTTGTAGTTGCTTATTCCCTTAAGTATCTTACATGTAACGCCAATTGACGTAATGTCTGTTTGGCGAGTAAAGATATCTTCTATCCCTCTTTaaccttgaaacattttttagtccTATTTTTTAACCACGATAGTTTTTTTGCACACTGCTCCTGGTACATATAATTTTCCCTGTAAACATGTAGGAAAATGGATGTGCAGagaaaaaattagtatttatctatTCTTCAGACAGATAAAAACTATTGCGTGTGATTTGTGAACACGATATGGTTACTTTATACGAAAAGTACTCATTATGTCCTAACGAACAGTAgttaaattacttttgaattcaatGTTAGAGAAACGAGGGCACTTATGCAAAGAATTTtcctgttttgtaaaacaaatgtacaCAGTCAAAAATGTAAtagctagcattttttttttgaaatcgtgcTGCTGGTACAGTGGTGGTAAGAAACCTTTGCGGCGGTGGTATATCATCCCGAATGCATTCAACACaccccgtatcccagatgatttaggGACGTATTTCTGATTAAGGAGTTGGTGAGCTTCACTtttgcaaggaacagtaaacgctcagccgtatattggcattttggaggagaaattgcttcctactatccgggatcactttacttcagttctaaacgtcattttccaggatgattctgctccgtgccgtAGTGCAAAaatggtaagtaacaatttaaaaaccttgatgctgccattagacttaaattgacatggggttaagtattttttttctctaaactcacacgcaggttcagaaatgcaaaaatgagcatggggttaGCATTTTGCCTTGGcctggaaacagccccgatctacttaaacaattatcggattcctgctgttaaatgtttatttcataagttttgcagaatttcacatgcattcatcgttaatcggtcgaccaaaacttctcacataatcccattgttgtgaaaatgctagggtgatgcaattttttttaaatgtttttttatcatcACTTATCTTGAAATTAGTACAGCACTCCTTTTGATGCCCCCAATTGCTGTGTGCCTCTTTTTGCCACATTTACGACGCGCATATGCTACGTTGGGACTATTCTACTTAGGTTTCTAATCGTAAATCTGGTTGGTAGGATTA is a window from the Uloborus diversus isolate 005 chromosome 6, Udiv.v.3.1, whole genome shotgun sequence genome containing:
- the LOC129224954 gene encoding uncharacterized protein LOC129224954, yielding MQKLWLCKSKSDDSLPDRILKEWTSFASQLPILENIQMPRHFFIQNSAVKCIQIHGFCDASQNSFAAVLYMRSEFEDEKVEISLIAAKTRVAPLKTIAIPRLELCAAVMLSQLYKDVVENLAIQVDESFFWTDTQIVLDWLNSEPHKWKSFISNRISQIHTNTQVDAWHHVVSKENPCTHFFAMCRDQRVTCQFDDSQDILRDSKTISAETFDI